Below is a genomic region from Longimicrobium sp..
GAAGGCGGAAAGGAGGAGCGCGGTGAAGCGGCGCGGCGCCACCGAGTCGCCCACCACACGCGCCATGGTGCGGACGTCGCCCATGGGAAGCGCGGGGTCCGCCTCGCGCACGGCGCGGCGCACGGCCGGCAGCAGCGCCAGGGGATCGCCGGCGGCGCGCACCACCAGGTGCGCGGACGAGCGGGTGCGCTGCGTGTGGGGAAGGTAGATCTGCGGCTGTTCGGGCGCGTCGAGCGCCGCGGACGACACCCGCGCCGCCACTCCGACGACGGTCGCCCACGCGGTGTCCGGCCGCCCCGCCACGTGCAGGCGCTTGCCGATGGCGCTCTGGCCGGGCCAGTAGCGCGCGGCCAGCGTCTCGTCCACCACCACCACGGCGGGCGCGTCCGGCCCGTCCGCCGCGCCGAACGGCCTGCCGCGCAGCATGCGGATGCGCATCACGTCGAAGTAGCCGGGCGTCACCGCGGCGTACTGCGCGTTGGGCGTCTGCTCGCCGGGCGCGGTGGCGAGCCCTTCGGGCACGAAGCCGGCGCCCCACAGGTTGCCGCTGAGGGGGAGCGGGTTGACGACCGCGGCCGCGCGCACGCCGGGAAGGGCGCGCACGCGCTCCGCCACCGCGCCGTACAGCGCCGCCTGCGCCCGCGCGTCCGGATATGCCGCCTCGGGAAGCGTGAGCTCCGCCGTCAGCACGCCGGCGGGATCGAAGCCCGGATCGCCGCGGGTGAGGCGGACGAGGCTGTTGAGCACCAGCCCCGTTCCGACCAGCACCATCGTCGCCAGGGCGATCTGTGCCACCACCAGCACGCCCCGCATCCCGCGCCCGCCGCCCGTGGCCGTGCGGCCGCCCTGACGCAGCGCCAGGAAGATGGAGCCGCCGGTGGCCCGCATCGCCGGGAAGGCGCCCAGCACCACGCCACTGGCCAGCGCCGCGACCAGCGCGAAGGCGAGCACGCGGGCGTCCACGTTGGCTTCGGCAAGGCGCGGCACCACGTCGGCGCGCGCGGCCACCAGCGCGCGCACGGCCCAGAACGCCAGCAGCGTCCCGAGCGCGCCGCCGGCGAGCGAGAGGAGCACGCTTTCGACCGCGAGTTGGCGCACGAGGCGGGCACGGCTCGCTCCCAGCGCGCCGCGCACCGCCATCTCGCGGCGGCGCGCCAGCGTACGCGCGAGCACCAGGTTGGCGACGTTGGCGCAGGCGATCAGCAGCAGGAGGCCCACCACCACCAGCAGCAGCAGGAGGGCGGGACGCGTCTCGCCCACCACCTGGTCGTGCAGCGAGAGGACGTCCATCCCCCACCCCGCCGGGTACTCGTCCGGAAAGCGCGCGCGCATCCCGCGGGCGAGCGCGTCCACCTCGGCGCCCGCGCGCTCCGGGGTGACGCCGGGGGCGAGGCGGGCGATGGCGCGCAGGTACTTGTCGCCGCGCGAGGCGGACTCGGCGGGCACGAGCGGCATCCACAGCTCGGGCCGCCGGGGGAAGAGGAAGCCGCCGGGGTTGGGGAGCTCGAAGCCGCGCGGCATCACCCCCACCACGAGCACCGGCTCGCCGTCCAGCGACACGGTACGCCCCACGAGCGCAGGGTTGGCGCCGAAGCGGCGCGTCCACAGCTCGTGGCTCAGCACGGCGACGCGGGCGCGCCCCTCGTCGTCGGCAAAGGTGCGCCCGTGCGCGGCGTTCACCCCCAGCACGCGAAAGAAGCCCGGCGACACGTCCAGCGCCGCCAGGTGCTCCGGGTCGCCCGACCCGGCGAGGTTGGTCTCGGTGTAGCTGAGCGCGGCCCAGCTCTCCACCGAGCGGCTCCCTCGCGTCAGGTCGTCGAGCTCCGCGGGTGCCAGTGTGACGCGCTCCAGCCCCGGCTGCGGGAAGCGGTTCCACACCACCACCAGTCGGTCCGCATCGGGAAAGGGAAGGGGACGCAGGAGCACCGCGTTGGCGACGCTGAAGATCGCCACCGCGGCGCCAATCCCGAGCGCGAGCGTGGCGAGGGCGGCGGCGGTGAATCCCGGCGTCCTGAGGAATCCGCGTACCGCCTGGCGCAGGTCGCTGGCGAAGGTGCCCATGCTCGTCCTCCCGGGAGAGTGCCTGCCGCGTAGCCGCGGCTGCGGGAGATGGGGGCGAGCACCATGCCCGTTCAGTTGAGCGCAATCAACTGGATGATGCCAAAGGAGTTGAGGCCGATGCGGAGGGGCCGCGGCCGCGCGGTTCTGTGCGCTCCTGGGATTCCCGCGTCCCACATACGGACAACGGGCGAGGCGAGGATTCTCCCGACGGCGGGACGTCGAAGATCATGCATTTCCCCACAGCGCGGAACGGCCGATCTCCGATGGTGCGGGCCTGCGCGGGGGCGCATCGTTGGGGCGCAGACTGGAAGTCCGATCTCAACCCCCGGAGGAACGGAGCCCATGCGCGACGCGATCGCCTGCCCCACCGCCCGGATCGTCCTTCCCGGGCACCCCGATGCCGAAGCCGACGTGGCGGTGAACGTGTACCCATTCCGCTTCCGGGTCGCGCGCACCGTTGGGTTCCTGGCGCTCTGGATCGGCTCCACCGTGACCACGCT
It encodes:
- a CDS encoding ABC transporter permease; the protein is MGTFASDLRQAVRGFLRTPGFTAAALATLALGIGAAVAIFSVANAVLLRPLPFPDADRLVVVWNRFPQPGLERVTLAPAELDDLTRGSRSVESWAALSYTETNLAGSGDPEHLAALDVSPGFFRVLGVNAAHGRTFADDEGRARVAVLSHELWTRRFGANPALVGRTVSLDGEPVLVVGVMPRGFELPNPGGFLFPRRPELWMPLVPAESASRGDKYLRAIARLAPGVTPERAGAEVDALARGMRARFPDEYPAGWGMDVLSLHDQVVGETRPALLLLLVVVGLLLLIACANVANLVLARTLARRREMAVRGALGASRARLVRQLAVESVLLSLAGGALGTLLAFWAVRALVAARADVVPRLAEANVDARVLAFALVAALASGVVLGAFPAMRATGGSIFLALRQGGRTATGGGRGMRGVLVVAQIALATMVLVGTGLVLNSLVRLTRGDPGFDPAGVLTAELTLPEAAYPDARAQAALYGAVAERVRALPGVRAAAVVNPLPLSGNLWGAGFVPEGLATAPGEQTPNAQYAAVTPGYFDVMRIRMLRGRPFGAADGPDAPAVVVVDETLAARYWPGQSAIGKRLHVAGRPDTAWATVVGVAARVSSAALDAPEQPQIYLPHTQRTRSSAHLVVRAAGDPLALLPAVRRAVREADPALPMGDVRTMARVVGDSVAPRRFTALLLSAFGLAALLVASVGLYGVVSYAVGQRERELGLRMALGARAGDVVRMVVREGVVLAAAGVGLGAAGALALGRSLSSLLYGVQATDPATFAGVTLLLAGVALLASYAPARRAARVDPAVTLRAE